In the Deinococcus aerius genome, CCGAATGCCGGCGATGGACCAGGAGCGGGTGAGCCCACGTCACTTCTCGCAAGGTGGGCGAGGGGCCGCCCCCGGGCCTGAGGCCACGCCAGAAGACCCGGGCAAAACACCGGATGTCCTGGAATCAGGGCCCTTTGGCCCGGCCCGGTGTTCCGCTACAGGCTGAGCAGTTTCTCGGCCAGCCGCAGCAGGTCGTCTTGCCCCACCGGTTTTTCCACGTACGCCGTGGCCCCGGAGGCGTAGGCGTTCTCGACCTCGCGCGGCTGGGCCAGGCTGCTCCACAGCACCAGGCGCACCCGGGGTCCGGCCTGCGCCCGCAGGTGGGCGAGCAGTTCCAGGCTGTCCACCCGCGGCAGGTGCAGGTCCAGCAGCACCAGGTCCGGCGTGGGCGGCGCCTGAAAGGCGGGCAGCGCCGCCTCGCCGTCATGCACGATGTCCACCTGCACGTCCGGGGCGACCTCCTGAAGGGCCAGTTCGAGGAGCAGGGCGTCCGCCGGGGAGTCCTCGATCACCAGGATGCGCCGCGGGCTCCCGGTGGCGCCTGGAGTCATGCCGCCCAGCGTAGAGGCTGGGCGATGAAACCGCCTTCAGGAAGAGGTCATCTCCGGCCAGCTCGTGAGGCGGGCCCGGGTCCAGAACTCCAGAAAGCCCTCGACCTGGGCCACGAAATCCTGAAAATTCACCGACTTGATCAGGTAGGAGCTGGCATGCAGGGTGTAGGCCTGCCGAACATCCTGGTCGTGGTTGGAGGTGGTCAGCATCACCACCGGAATCCGCACGAGGCGCGGGTGACCCTTCATGGCCGTCAGCACCTCGAAGCCCGACATGCCGGGCATGTTGATGTCGAGCAGCACCACGTCGGGCAGCTCGGCGTCCGGGTCGAGCATGGCTTCCAGGGCCGCCTGACCGCTGGACGCCGTGGTCACGGTGCAGCGGTCGGCGTACTCCGCGAACACCTCCTCGGCGAGGTGGCGGTCCATGTTGCTGTCGTCGATGAGAAGAATACGCAGGGGACGGGTCACGCTCCGGCCCCCAGTTCGGCTGCTGGCGGTCGTCCCCGAAAAAGCAAGTGCATGCGCGTCATGGCCCGGTTTCACTGTAGCGGAAGGCCACGCGCAAAAGGGGGCAAATGCCCGATTCCGCAAGGTCGCTCACGTTCTGGCCTCATCTCCTGCACAGACAGGGAAGGGAGGAGGGTCCGGCCTCCCCTGCCTACATACCTCCCATTCGCCCCCGCCCCGCGCGCCTATCCTGACCCGCATGAGGGCCGGACCGAGCGGAGCAGGCGAGTGAACCACGAGATTCCCGTACAGAACATCGGGCCGCAGGGCGAGGTGATGGCGCACGCGGTGGACGCCTGCGTCCATTGCGGCTTCTGCCTGCCCGCCTGCCCCACCTACGCCCTCCTGGGCGACGAGATGGACTCCCCGCGCGGGCGCATCGTCCTGATGAAGGAGGTGCTGGAGGGAGAGTTGGCCCTGGCGGACGCCGCCCCGCACCTCGACCGCTGCCTGGGGTGCCAGGCCTGCGTGAGTGCGTGCCCCAGCGGGGTGCCCTACGGCGAACTCATCACCAGTTTCCGCGGCTGGAGCGAGCCGCACCGGGAGCGGTCTCCACTCGACCGGGCCAAACGCGCGGCCATCCTCAAGATCCTCCCCGCCCCGAAGGTCTTCAGCCTGGCCGCCCGTGCCGGGCAGTACACCAAGCCGCTGGCGCCCCTGCTGCCCGCCGCGCTGCGGGCGCCGCTGGACCTCCTGCCCGAGCGGGTTCCGGCCATGCAGCCCAGCCCGAGGGTCACTCCGGCCCGGGGAAGGCGAATTGGCCGGGTCGCCTTTCTCGCCGGATGTGCCCAGCAAGCCCTGGCCCCCAACTTCAATGCCGCGACCCTGCGCGTCCTCGCCCGCAACGGCATAGAAGTCGTGATCCCCGAGGGACAGGGCTGCTGCGGGGCCGCCGCGCTGCACACGGGGGCGCGGGACGAGGCGCTGCGGCTCGTCCGCCAGAACCTCGCGGCCTTCGACCCCGACGAGTACGACGCCATCCTCTCCAACGCGGCGGGCTGCGGGGCGGGGCTGAAGGAGTACCCGGTCGTCCTGCACGGCCTGCCCGACGAGGAGCAGGCGCGGGCCTTTGCCGCGAAGGTGCAGGACATCTCCGAGTTCCTGGCGGGGCTGCTGCGGCAAGGAGACCTCGAACCCCCGATGCCCACCTCCCGGCCCCTCACCGTCGCCTACCACGACGCCTGCCACCTCGCCCACGCGCAGAAAATTCGGCTGGCCCCCCGCGAACTCCTGCGCGCCATCCCCGGCGTGACGGTCGCCGAGGTGCCCGAGGGTGACCTGTGCTGCGGCTCAGCGGGCACGTACAACCTGGAGCAGCCCGCGCTGGCGAACGAGCTGGGCGTCAGGAAGGCGGGGAACATCCTCTCGACCACGCCCGACCTCGTCGTGAGCGGGAACATCGGCTGCCACACCCAGATTCAGAGCCACGTGCGTCGGCAGGGGAGCCGGGTGCCCGTGATGCACACGGTCGAGCTGCTGGACCTGGCTTACCGGGGGGAGCTGTGAGAAGGGGGCAGTGGGGAGTGGGGAGTGGGCAGTGGTCTCGGGGGTGTGGGACTTTCGCTTCCCACGGGGGGAGGATTCGGGGGCGGGAGGCTCG is a window encoding:
- a CDS encoding response regulator; the encoded protein is MTPGATGSPRRILVIEDSPADALLLELALQEVAPDVQVDIVHDGEAALPAFQAPPTPDLVLLDLHLPRVDSLELLAHLRAQAGPRVRLVLWSSLAQPREVENAYASGATAYVEKPVGQDDLLRLAEKLLSL
- a CDS encoding response regulator — encoded protein: MTRPLRILLIDDSNMDRHLAEEVFAEYADRCTVTTASSGQAALEAMLDPDAELPDVVLLDINMPGMSGFEVLTAMKGHPRLVRIPVVMLTTSNHDQDVRQAYTLHASSYLIKSVNFQDFVAQVEGFLEFWTRARLTSWPEMTSS
- the glcF gene encoding glycolate oxidase subunit GlcF — its product is MNHEIPVQNIGPQGEVMAHAVDACVHCGFCLPACPTYALLGDEMDSPRGRIVLMKEVLEGELALADAAPHLDRCLGCQACVSACPSGVPYGELITSFRGWSEPHRERSPLDRAKRAAILKILPAPKVFSLAARAGQYTKPLAPLLPAALRAPLDLLPERVPAMQPSPRVTPARGRRIGRVAFLAGCAQQALAPNFNAATLRVLARNGIEVVIPEGQGCCGAAALHTGARDEALRLVRQNLAAFDPDEYDAILSNAAGCGAGLKEYPVVLHGLPDEEQARAFAAKVQDISEFLAGLLRQGDLEPPMPTSRPLTVAYHDACHLAHAQKIRLAPRELLRAIPGVTVAEVPEGDLCCGSAGTYNLEQPALANELGVRKAGNILSTTPDLVVSGNIGCHTQIQSHVRRQGSRVPVMHTVELLDLAYRGEL